The Christiangramia forsetii KT0803 DNA segment TGAGCGTTATTCGTAACATATTAAATTCCCGTTCTTCTAAAGGCGGGAATTTTTTTAATATACTTACTCAAATTCTCGGATTTAAACCTAAATCCATTTTACATTATAAAAAAGCCTTTACTCATCGTTCTTTAAACCGAAGGGATGAAGATGGAAACGCCATCAATTTTGAACGTATGGAGTTTTTAGGCGATGCCATGCTAAGCGCTGTGGTTGCTTCTCATTTGTTTAAAGCCGTTCCCGGAGGAAATGAAGGTTATCTAACCAAAATGAGATCTAAAGTGGTTAGCCGGAAGCATTTAAATGAACTAGGGAAAGATTTGGGTCTAATAGAACATGTGCAAACCAATATACCAAAAGATCAATTTGGTGTAAATATTCATGGAAATTTATTTGAAGCGCTGGTTGGAGCGATCTATTTAGACCGTGGCTACAAACATTGTAAACGCTTTATCTATGAGCGCGTGATAAACCCTTATGTTGATATTGAGCAATTAGAAGGGAAAGTGATAAGTTATAAAAGCCTGGTGATTGAATGGTGTCAGAAGGAGAAGAAAGAATTTGATTTTAACGTATATGAAGATACGGGAAATGATGAACTTAAACACTTCGCTGTGAAATTGCGTATAGGTGGGCGTGTAGTGGCTAAGGCAAGAGCAACGTCGAAGAAAAAGGCAGAAGAAAAAGCTTCAAAGAGAGCTTATTATGCACTTCAGGCGAAGATCGACTGATTTTCGAAGATTTAGCGTATACTAAAACGTTTTCGTAAAAAATTAGGAATTTTAGGGCCTTAGCATCTTCATTTTGTTAATCATATAGTATCTTTAACCTTAAAGTATAAATTTATGCAATCGCATAAAATGCTTCTGGAAGTTGAAGATGAGCATTTTAATTTAATCGCCATTTATTCCTCACTTGAAGGATATAAAATGGCGTATTTTTTAAATAAGTATCTCAAAGTTCGACTTGAAAGAGAGCGAATAGATATTGATTTCAATCACGCGGAATATAATGCGTTATATGCGCTGTTTTCTCATAAAGACCCAAATTCCTATTATAGTTTAGATCTTGTTGCTAACAAATTTAAGGGTAAAACCAAAAAAATTCTAAGTTCGGGATCGCTATTTGAAGAAGAGGAATTGAGTCCGCAGGAAGTAAATCTGATCCCTGAATATAATAAGGTTGATTATTTTCTAAAAATTAGTGAAGAGATTCAACCAAAAGAATTTAACAGGATTCTTAACAAAATAGGACAGATTCCTGGAGTTCAGGGTGCTTATGCGATTGAAATTGAAAATTTAAAATCCAAACAAAATCTAATATTCGAATAATGCCTACCAATAAAAAAACAAAAATTGTCGCTACACTCGGTCCTGCAACTAGTAGCAAGGATATATTAAAAAAAATGCTGCAGGAAGGTGTGAATGTTTTTCGTATTAATTTCTCTCATGCTAATTATGATGATGTAAGAGAAAGAATCAAAATGATTAGGGAGTTGAATGAGGAAGATGGTTTTAACGCTGCTATTTTAGGAGATCTTCAGGGACCCAAATTAAGAGTGGGTGTAATGAAGGAAGAGGTAGTGGTGAATGAAGGCGATCATATTGTTTTTGCAACGGGAAAAGAATTTAAAGGTACCGCCGAAAGAGTTTATATGAACTATGACTCTTTTCCAAAGGATGTAAAAGCAGGAGAAAGAATTTTGTTGGACGATGGTAAACTTATCTTTGAAGTGGTGAAAACCAATAAAAAAGATGAAGTAAAAACTAAAGTTATCCAGGGAGGGCCTTTAAAATCTAAAAAAGGAGTAAATCTTCCAAACACTAATATTTCATTGCCGGCTCTTACCGAAAAAGATGTGAAAGATGCGATCTTCGCTTGTGAAATGGGGGTTGACTGGATGGCACTCTCTTTTGTAAGACATGCTGAAGATCTTATAGAGCTTCAGAATATAATTAAACAACATTCTAAATATAAAATTCCTATCGTGGCGAAAATCGAAAAGCCTGAAGGAGTTGCTAATATAGATAAGATCGTAGCTTATTGTGACGGACTTATGGTTGCTCGTGGAGATCTTGGTGTTGAAATTCCAGCACAGGAAGTTCCGCTTATTCAGAAGAAATTGGTGCTTACAGCAAAAAAAGCCAGAATTCCGGTTATTATCGCTACCCAAATGATGGAAACAATGATCACAAGCCTTACTCCAACCAGAGCAGAGGTGAATGACGTTGCAAACTCTGTAATGGATGGTGCAGATGCGGTAATGCTTAGTGGTGAGACTTCAGTTGGACAATATCCGGTTCAGGTAATCCAGAAAATGGCTCAGATTCTTCAAAGTGTGGAGAATTCACCATTAATCAAAGTTCCTCATGAACCCCCTCATGTAAGAACAAAAAGATATATTACAAAGGCAGTTTGTTATCATGCGGCGCATATGGCCAATGAAATTAAGGCTAAGGCTATTTGTACGCTTACCAATAGTGGATATACCGCTTTTCAAATCTCTGCCTGGAGACCGGAAGCTCATATTCTGGTTTTCACTTCTAACAGAAGGATTCTTAATCAGTTGAGTTTACTTTGGGGCGTGAAGGCATTCTTCTATGATAAATTTGTAAGTACAGATGAGACTATAGATGATATTAGCGTAATAGCAAAGCGAACAAAATTTGTTGAAACGGGAGATTTTACAATTAACCTTGCGGCAATGCCTATTACTGCGAAAGGAATGGTAAATACTTTAAGAGTTTCTGAAATAGAATAGTTTTCTGAAACTAAATTATATAACCGGGAATTTATCTAAGGATATATTTCCGGTTTTTTAATGGTGAAAATACCGGTCTCCAATATTAAGATCTTCCCGAACCAACACATCTGTGATCGTCCTTAACTTGTTACCGTATTGCTTATGCTTAAAAGACACTTTTAATGTGTCTTTGGTTAATTTCAGGATTTTGAAATATTTATAGTCTTTGTCAGTGTTCAGTAATTTAGGTAGATCTGGACTGCTTATTTTCACATAATAATGGTCGTTTGGTCCTTTTTTAAACTGCCATTCTCCAGAAAGACTAGGTCCGCAGTCCCTATTTTCTTCATTATTATCAAATACGGTTTGATCTGCTTTGAATGTCTGACGATACGCCAAAAAACATGGGTTCATATTCATTCGAATATCATCGTTATAGCGACGTGCTATCTTCCAGGTTTTCAGGCTGTCTCCATAAATTAAATTTGAAGCATTTTCAGGTAAATTGTAGGGCCTATTATCCTCGCTACAAGAGGATAGAAAAAATATTGAACTAATGAAAATTAACAGGAAATGATTTTTCATGAATTCTAAAATTTAAATTTTAACTGGACAAAGATCTCTTTTTGTTCCTCTTTTTTATCTCCTTTTTCAGTATTGAGATTAGATAAACTTATTCCAAGAAGACGTACAGAATTCTTCATTTTCTCCTGATATAAAAGCTCTTTAGCTATTTCCAGGATCAGGTCTTTATTGGCGATATAGAAGTTAATAGTTCTGCTTCGTGTTTGCTGGGTAAAATCACTGTATTTAATCTTTAGCGTAATCGTTTTTCCGGCAACTTTGCTTTTTGTAAGTCGGCGTTCTATCTCTTCTGCAATATTTTCCAGCCGTTCCAGCATAAAAATTTCAGAAGAAATATTTTCATTAAAAGTTCTTTCAGCTCCCAGCGATTTTCTAATTCTATGAGGTTTAACTTCGCTTAAATGAATACCTCGAACCACATTATAAAAGTGAGTTCCGCTTTTTCCAAAATGTTCAGTGAGATATTCTTCAGATTTCAATTTTAAATCTTTTCCGGTAAAAATCCCTAAACGATACATTTTTTCGGCAGTTACTTTTCCAACCCCATAGAACTTTCTAATATCGAGTTCTTCCAAAAACGCTATGACTTCTTCCGGCTGAACGGTCTTCTGTCCATTAGGTTTATTAACGTCGCTGGCTATTTTCGCAATGAATTTATTGATGGAAATTCCGGCGGAAGCATTCAGTCCCGTTTTTTCCTTAATTCGGTCTCTTATCTGTTTTGCGATTAAAGTTGCACTGGGATTTCCTTTTTTGTTTTCAGTAACATCCAGATAGGCTTCATCTAATGAGAGGGGTTCTACCAGGTCTGTATACTCAAAAAAGATCTCCCTAATCTGGCCTGAAATCTCTTTATATCTTTCAAATCTTGGTTTCACGAAAATCAGGTCGGGACAATTTCGCTTGGCGATTACACTACTCATAGCACTACGCACACCAAATTTTCGAGCTTCGTAGCTGGCGGCACTTACCACACCTCTTTGAGAACTTCCGCCAACTGCCACGGCTTTCCCACGAAGTTCGGGATTGTCCAGTTGTTCTACTGAAGCATAAAAAGCATCCATATCTATATGGATAATTTTGCGAAGTCTTTCCACCTGACAAATTTAGTGAAACTTCATTTCCGAAGCCAAAGGCGCACCGGAAATGATTAGTTTCACTTATCCCGATGCAAGAGGGATCTTATGAATGATAGGTTTGAATTTCTACTTCATTTCCGAAGCCAAAGGCGCACCGATAATGATTAGTTTCACTTATCCCGATGCATGAGTGATTTTATGATTATGAATAATAAACCTTTTCAATACGCTGTCAGTTTATTTTGAAAAATGTAGGAATGTCATTCCGACGAAAGGAGGAAACTCCAGTTTCCAGGAATATTAATAATAAAAGATTCTTCTCTTCAATACGTTCCGCGCTGAATGACAATTAATTCTTTCGGAATTGAAATTATACTCAAAATATTTCTCACTCCGTTGCACTGTGTATCAAAATGACCTGGGTTTGTCATTCCGACGAAGGAGGAATCTTTCTATTTAAACCGTACTGACTTGCTTCTTTATTTCTGAAAGATAAAAGTGCCGGTCAATTATAAATCAAATATTCAATTCTAAAACATAAAACTTATCTTTGATAGGGTACGAGATAAAAAGATGAAACAAAAAACTGCAATAATTTTAGGTGCTACCGGCTTAACCGGAAGTATTTTGCTGAAAAAGCTCCTAAATGATGATCGTTATCGAAAGATCAAGGTATTTGCCAGAAATCATGTTCAGCAAAAACATGAGAAAATTGAAGAATATTTGATCGACTTATTTGAACTTGAAAAAGTAGCTGATCTATTCACTGCAGATGAGGTTTATTGTTGTGTTGGTAGTACCCAAAAGAAAACCCCCGATAATGATACATACAGGATGGTTGATTTTGGAATTCCGGCCACGGCAGCAAAACTCAGTAGTAGAAATAAGATAAATACTTTTCAGGTGATATCAGCGATGGGTGCCGATGAGAAAAGCAGGTTTTTTTATAATCGGATAAAGGGCGAAATGGAAGGAGCGGTGCTGGAACAACAGATTTCAAATACCTATATACTGCAACCTTCTTTAATTGGAGGAAATAGGAAGGAGAGCCGTCCTTTTGAATTTATCTGGAAAAAAATAATGAGTATTGGTGATAATTTACTCGTGGGAAGTCTTAAAAAATACAGAACCATTCATCCAGAAATTATTGCTGATGCCATGATATATCTGGCCAATAATGATTATAGAAGTGGCACCATACCTTCAGATGAAATTAAAAATATTGCTGAAAAGAGATAATTGAAATGCAGGAAATAGAACGAAAATTTTTAGTCACTTCAGATAAATTTAAAGAACAGGCTTCAAAAAAGACACTTTTTATTCAGGCTTATTTAAATACACATCCTGAGAGAACTATAAGAATAAGAATTAGCGGCGATAATGCATTTATGACAATTAAAGGGAAGTCTTCTGAAAATGGCTTGTCAAGATTTGAATGGGAGAAGAAAATTCCGTTAGGTGAAGCGAAAGAATTGTTGAAATTATGTGAGCCTGGGAAAATTGAGAAATACAGGCATCTCATCCCTTTTGGGGATCATACTTATGAAGTAGATGAATTCTTGGAGAATAATAATGGGCTTGTCATAGCTGAAGTTGAACTGCAAAGTGAGGATGAAAAGTTTAAAAAACCCGATTGGCTGGGAAAAGAGGTGACCGGCA contains these protein-coding regions:
- a CDS encoding NAD(P)H-binding protein: MKQKTAIILGATGLTGSILLKKLLNDDRYRKIKVFARNHVQQKHEKIEEYLIDLFELEKVADLFTADEVYCCVGSTQKKTPDNDTYRMVDFGIPATAAKLSSRNKINTFQVISAMGADEKSRFFYNRIKGEMEGAVLEQQISNTYILQPSLIGGNRKESRPFEFIWKKIMSIGDNLLVGSLKKYRTIHPEIIADAMIYLANNDYRSGTIPSDEIKNIAEKR
- a CDS encoding lipocalin family protein, whose amino-acid sequence is MKNHFLLIFISSIFFLSSCSEDNRPYNLPENASNLIYGDSLKTWKIARRYNDDIRMNMNPCFLAYRQTFKADQTVFDNNEENRDCGPSLSGEWQFKKGPNDHYYVKISSPDLPKLLNTDKDYKYFKILKLTKDTLKVSFKHKQYGNKLRTITDVLVREDLNIGDRYFHH
- a CDS encoding IPExxxVDY family protein, which encodes MQSHKMLLEVEDEHFNLIAIYSSLEGYKMAYFLNKYLKVRLERERIDIDFNHAEYNALYALFSHKDPNSYYSLDLVANKFKGKTKKILSSGSLFEEEELSPQEVNLIPEYNKVDYFLKISEEIQPKEFNRILNKIGQIPGVQGAYAIEIENLKSKQNLIFE
- a CDS encoding CYTH domain-containing protein gives rise to the protein MQEIERKFLVTSDKFKEQASKKTLFIQAYLNTHPERTIRIRISGDNAFMTIKGKSSENGLSRFEWEKKIPLGEAKELLKLCEPGKIEKYRHLIPFGDHTYEVDEFLENNNGLVIAEVELQSEDEKFKKPDWLGKEVTGNLDYYNSSLIAKPFKNWK
- the pyk gene encoding pyruvate kinase, yielding MPTNKKTKIVATLGPATSSKDILKKMLQEGVNVFRINFSHANYDDVRERIKMIRELNEEDGFNAAILGDLQGPKLRVGVMKEEVVVNEGDHIVFATGKEFKGTAERVYMNYDSFPKDVKAGERILLDDGKLIFEVVKTNKKDEVKTKVIQGGPLKSKKGVNLPNTNISLPALTEKDVKDAIFACEMGVDWMALSFVRHAEDLIELQNIIKQHSKYKIPIVAKIEKPEGVANIDKIVAYCDGLMVARGDLGVEIPAQEVPLIQKKLVLTAKKARIPVIIATQMMETMITSLTPTRAEVNDVANSVMDGADAVMLSGETSVGQYPVQVIQKMAQILQSVENSPLIKVPHEPPHVRTKRYITKAVCYHAAHMANEIKAKAICTLTNSGYTAFQISAWRPEAHILVFTSNRRILNQLSLLWGVKAFFYDKFVSTDETIDDISVIAKRTKFVETGDFTINLAAMPITAKGMVNTLRVSEIE
- the dinB gene encoding DNA polymerase IV, whose protein sequence is MERLRKIIHIDMDAFYASVEQLDNPELRGKAVAVGGSSQRGVVSAASYEARKFGVRSAMSSVIAKRNCPDLIFVKPRFERYKEISGQIREIFFEYTDLVEPLSLDEAYLDVTENKKGNPSATLIAKQIRDRIKEKTGLNASAGISINKFIAKIASDVNKPNGQKTVQPEEVIAFLEELDIRKFYGVGKVTAEKMYRLGIFTGKDLKLKSEEYLTEHFGKSGTHFYNVVRGIHLSEVKPHRIRKSLGAERTFNENISSEIFMLERLENIAEEIERRLTKSKVAGKTITLKIKYSDFTQQTRSRTINFYIANKDLILEIAKELLYQEKMKNSVRLLGISLSNLNTEKGDKKEEQKEIFVQLKFKF
- the rnc gene encoding ribonuclease III, with protein sequence MSVIRNILNSRSSKGGNFFNILTQILGFKPKSILHYKKAFTHRSLNRRDEDGNAINFERMEFLGDAMLSAVVASHLFKAVPGGNEGYLTKMRSKVVSRKHLNELGKDLGLIEHVQTNIPKDQFGVNIHGNLFEALVGAIYLDRGYKHCKRFIYERVINPYVDIEQLEGKVISYKSLVIEWCQKEKKEFDFNVYEDTGNDELKHFAVKLRIGGRVVAKARATSKKKAEEKASKRAYYALQAKID